Proteins co-encoded in one Psychromonas sp. L1A2 genomic window:
- a CDS encoding sigma-70 family RNA polymerase sigma factor, with protein sequence MQCLMDAWHENEPLIKSWLIKQTGHQDKAEDLLQDLFIKAMQHKDIFCNTDDAKSWLFKVAKNALIDDYRKLKHSVDILFDDIEEKPIEENASPLTDLQHCLLRVMHELDVVDKDIIVQCDMQGLHQADYARLNQLSLSATKSRLQRARKKLREQMVTACKVQFEENKVCSFTPRT encoded by the coding sequence GTGCAATGTTTAATGGATGCGTGGCATGAAAATGAGCCGCTGATAAAAAGTTGGCTGATTAAACAAACGGGCCATCAAGATAAAGCAGAAGATCTGCTTCAAGATCTGTTTATTAAAGCAATGCAGCACAAAGATATTTTTTGTAATACTGACGATGCTAAAAGTTGGTTATTTAAAGTCGCTAAAAATGCATTGATTGATGACTACAGAAAATTAAAGCATTCAGTGGACATATTATTTGATGACATTGAAGAAAAACCGATAGAAGAGAATGCTAGCCCTCTAACTGATTTACAACATTGCCTGCTTCGCGTGATGCATGAACTAGATGTAGTAGATAAAGATATTATTGTGCAGTGTGATATGCAAGGGCTGCATCAAGCTGATTATGCTCGCTTAAACCAACTTTCTTTAAGCGCCACTAAATCAAGGTTACAAAGAGCACGTAAAAAACTACGTGAGCAAATGGTCACCGCGTGTAAAGTCCAATTCGAAGAAAATAAGGTCTGTAGTTTTACTCCTCGAACATAA
- a CDS encoding MarC family protein, which translates to MIDYVATFIFLFAVIDPIGTIPVFIAVTSRFNKKEKRKVAIKASLYAAIILLFFLVAGEYILTSIEIPLSAFQIAGGIILFLFALSMIFGESKPDTELKIAPKESETAIFPLATPSIASPGAMLAVVLLTENASYSLWEQTQTALVMILVLIITLILMLLASHIHRVIGNAGASLISRVMGMVLASVAVANVLGGIKEYFAI; encoded by the coding sequence ATGATTGATTACGTTGCTACTTTTATTTTTTTGTTTGCCGTCATAGACCCCATCGGGACTATCCCTGTTTTTATTGCAGTAACAAGCCGTTTTAATAAAAAAGAGAAAAGAAAAGTTGCAATAAAAGCATCTTTATATGCAGCTATTATTTTGCTTTTTTTCTTGGTCGCAGGAGAATATATTTTAACGTCAATTGAGATACCTTTATCGGCATTTCAAATTGCTGGTGGGATTATTTTATTCCTATTTGCACTGTCCATGATCTTTGGGGAAAGTAAACCTGATACTGAACTTAAGATTGCACCTAAAGAAAGTGAAACGGCGATCTTCCCACTAGCGACACCTTCAATCGCAAGTCCCGGTGCAATGCTAGCGGTTGTTTTGTTAACTGAAAATGCGAGTTACTCCCTTTGGGAACAAACACAAACTGCTTTAGTGATGATCCTAGTCTTAATTATTACGCTTATATTAATGTTACTGGCTAGTCATATTCATCGCGTTATTGGTAATGCGGGAGCGAGTTTGATTAGTCGTGTGATGGGCATGGTGTTAGCTTCTGTTGCAGTTGCTAATGTTCTGGGTGGTATTAAAGAATATTTTGCGATTTAG
- the fbaA gene encoding class II fructose-bisphosphate aldolase — protein MTKILDVVQPGVITGDDLQKVFAVAKEHKFALPAVNVVGSDSINAVLEAAAKVKAPVVIQFSNGGAVFNAGKGLKLDGQEAAVLGAVSGAKHVHAMAAAYGVPVILHTDHAAKKLLPWIDGLLDASEAHFAETGKPLFSSHMIDLSEEPLEENIEICGRYLARMAKMGMTLEIELGCTGGEEDGVDNSDMDESLLYTQPSEVDYAYVELSKISPRFTIAASFGNVHGVYKPGNVKLTPTILRDSQKFVSEKHGLVENSLNFVFHGGSGSSEAEIQESIGYGVIKMNIDTDTQWACWDGVRVYEAANRDFLQGQIGNPTGPDAPNKKYYDPRVWLRAGQASMVTRLEKAFSDLNAVDVL, from the coding sequence ATGACTAAGATTTTAGACGTTGTACAACCTGGTGTTATCACTGGTGATGATCTTCAAAAAGTATTTGCAGTTGCAAAAGAACATAAATTTGCACTTCCAGCGGTAAACGTTGTTGGTTCTGATTCAATCAATGCTGTACTTGAAGCTGCTGCTAAAGTTAAAGCACCGGTTGTAATCCAGTTCTCTAACGGTGGCGCTGTATTTAACGCTGGTAAAGGCCTTAAACTTGACGGTCAAGAAGCTGCTGTTCTTGGTGCTGTTTCTGGTGCTAAGCATGTACATGCAATGGCTGCTGCTTACGGTGTTCCAGTTATTCTACATACTGACCACGCTGCTAAAAAATTACTACCATGGATTGACGGATTACTAGATGCTTCTGAAGCACACTTTGCAGAAACTGGTAAGCCATTATTCTCTTCTCACATGATCGATCTTTCTGAAGAGCCTCTAGAAGAAAACATCGAAATCTGTGGTCGTTACCTAGCGCGTATGGCTAAAATGGGCATGACGTTAGAAATCGAACTAGGTTGTACTGGTGGTGAAGAAGACGGCGTTGATAACTCTGATATGGATGAGTCTTTACTTTACACTCAACCATCTGAAGTTGATTACGCATACGTTGAATTATCAAAAATCAGCCCTCGTTTCACTATCGCTGCTTCTTTTGGTAACGTACACGGTGTATACAAGCCAGGTAACGTTAAACTAACACCTACTATTTTACGTGATTCTCAAAAATTCGTTTCTGAAAAACACGGTCTTGTTGAGAACTCATTAAACTTCGTATTCCACGGTGGTTCTGGTTCTTCTGAAGCAGAAATCCAAGAGTCTATCGGTTACGGTGTTATCAAAATGAACATCGATACAGATACACAGTGGGCATGTTGGGATGGCGTTCGTGTTTACGAAGCTGCTAACCGTGACTTCCTACAAGGTCAAATCGGTAACCCAACGGGTCCTGATGCTCCTAACAAAAAATACTACGATCCACGTGTATGGTTACGTGCAGGCCAAGCATCAATGGTTACACGTTTAGAGAAAGCATTCTCTGACCTTAACGCAGTAGACGTACTATAA
- a CDS encoding S-adenosylmethionine decarboxylase encodes MFYEGTEKRLLICTKSLNLFDFDDQFWQQLVANCGAEILSKIQNSQLKAYLLSESSLFVWQDKLLLITCGNTQLVKAALFIQQKFTKQQISTLIFQRHQALKPQLQSSNFQQDTLLLEKQFTGQQQHWKDGYQGDLFVFGEISEKRVTTQSIYMLHGLNGKLATQLQTETLDKQQILEKLKLEIFFDDLVFDHFSFEPKGYSLNAICGEDYLAIHLTPEQLSTYLSVETSLSAQQCADFIAYLKQLFLPNNIKQLHFKSDSKQLNISAF; translated from the coding sequence ATGTTTTACGAAGGTACTGAAAAACGTTTATTAATCTGTACTAAAAGCCTTAATTTATTTGATTTTGACGATCAATTTTGGCAACAGTTAGTGGCTAACTGCGGTGCTGAAATATTATCAAAAATTCAAAATAGCCAACTTAAAGCTTATCTACTATCTGAATCAAGCTTGTTTGTTTGGCAAGATAAATTGTTATTAATTACTTGTGGTAATACACAATTGGTCAAAGCCGCTTTATTTATTCAACAAAAATTTACTAAGCAGCAAATAAGCACCTTGATTTTCCAACGCCACCAAGCGCTAAAACCACAGCTACAGAGCTCTAACTTCCAGCAAGACACCTTATTACTAGAAAAACAGTTTACTGGCCAACAGCAACACTGGAAAGACGGTTATCAAGGTGATTTATTTGTATTTGGTGAAATATCAGAAAAAAGAGTTACAACCCAAAGCATTTATATGTTGCATGGGTTAAATGGCAAGCTCGCGACGCAGTTACAAACTGAAACTTTAGATAAACAACAAATCCTAGAAAAATTAAAGCTTGAAATATTCTTTGATGATTTAGTGTTCGACCATTTTAGTTTTGAACCAAAAGGCTATTCTTTGAATGCTATTTGTGGTGAAGACTACCTAGCTATTCATTTAACACCTGAACAGCTAAGTACCTATTTAAGCGTTGAAACCAGCTTATCTGCACAGCAGTGCGCTGATTTCATTGCCTATTTAAAGCAGCTTTTTTTGCCTAATAATATTAAGCAACTGCATTTCAAGTCTGATAGTAAACAGTTAAATATCAGTGCTTTTTAA
- a CDS encoding SIMPL domain-containing protein (The SIMPL domain is named for its presence in mouse protein SIMPL (signalling molecule that associates with mouse pelle-like kinase). Bacterial member BP26, from Brucella, was shown to assemble into a channel-like structure, while YggE from E. coli has been associated with resistance to oxidative stress.), which yields MKIFNVLLVSCLVVVTPWVSASNLPEKAHVSVSGIAKIQVKPDTVKIEFQSIAVENDSDDAKREVDKQVQQILSKLQKGGFDQALLKRSDLQMRPEYEYIEKKRTPVGVKATRNLSYQLGDVTKVNEFLQILVKSDISNIGQINYALKEPVQWQLKARDLAVKDSINKAKGLAKSYQTSLGEVYSIHYQTNNAQPVLMRMVESDQMVPSYQNNEIIITEQVDAVFLLSY from the coding sequence ATGAAAATATTTAACGTTTTATTAGTAAGTTGTTTAGTTGTTGTTACACCATGGGTAAGTGCCAGTAATTTACCAGAAAAAGCACATGTATCTGTTTCAGGCATCGCTAAAATTCAAGTAAAACCAGACACAGTAAAAATAGAATTCCAATCAATTGCTGTTGAAAACGATAGCGATGATGCAAAGCGAGAAGTGGATAAACAAGTACAACAAATTCTTTCTAAGTTACAAAAGGGTGGTTTTGACCAAGCGCTATTAAAGCGATCTGATCTTCAAATGCGTCCTGAGTATGAATACATTGAAAAAAAACGGACTCCAGTTGGTGTTAAAGCAACACGTAATCTAAGTTATCAATTAGGTGATGTCACCAAGGTAAATGAATTTTTACAAATCTTGGTTAAGAGTGATATCTCTAATATTGGTCAAATTAATTATGCGTTAAAGGAGCCTGTTCAATGGCAATTAAAGGCACGCGACTTAGCAGTAAAAGACTCAATTAATAAAGCGAAAGGATTAGCTAAAAGTTATCAAACCTCTTTAGGTGAGGTGTACTCTATTCATTATCAAACGAATAATGCACAACCCGTTTTAATGCGTATGGTTGAGAGTGACCAAATGGTGCCAAGCTATCAAAATAATGAAATAATCATTACTGAACAAGTGGATGCCGTCTTTTTATTAAGCTATTAA
- a CDS encoding fructose bisphosphate aldolase has product MQTFEKQLNRFKTELGFIAALDQSGGSTPTALKTYGVNEDAYSTDQEMFDLVHEMRSRIITSPSFNGDKVIGSILFENTLDREIEGKPSSLYLWQEKNIVPFLKVDKGLEAQADGVQLMKAIPGLDTLLKKAKTKDVFGTKMRSVIKLANSIGIQKLVEQQFKVAKQICGAGLVPIIEPEIDIHSPEKAAAEALLKTELLKQLDLLNGDELVMLKISLPESANFYQECIDHPNVVKVVALSGGYPIEEANRRLTDNNGVIASFSRVLTNNLFSGQADDDFNAALSATIEPIYIASKT; this is encoded by the coding sequence ATGCAAACATTTGAAAAACAACTTAATAGATTTAAAACAGAATTAGGATTTATTGCCGCATTGGATCAAAGCGGCGGTAGCACACCTACTGCACTTAAAACTTACGGTGTGAACGAAGATGCCTATAGCACTGATCAAGAGATGTTTGATTTAGTCCATGAAATGCGCTCTCGCATTATTACTAGCCCTTCATTTAATGGAGATAAAGTGATTGGCTCTATTTTATTTGAAAACACCTTAGACAGAGAAATTGAAGGTAAACCCTCTTCTCTCTATTTATGGCAAGAGAAGAATATAGTGCCCTTCCTTAAAGTCGACAAAGGTTTAGAAGCACAAGCTGATGGTGTGCAATTAATGAAGGCTATTCCTGGGTTAGATACTTTATTAAAAAAAGCAAAAACGAAAGATGTATTTGGTACCAAAATGCGCTCAGTGATAAAACTGGCAAATTCAATCGGCATACAGAAATTAGTTGAGCAACAATTTAAAGTCGCTAAACAAATTTGTGGAGCAGGTTTGGTTCCAATTATTGAACCGGAAATTGATATTCACAGTCCAGAAAAAGCAGCTGCTGAGGCACTATTAAAAACAGAACTTCTAAAGCAATTGGATCTTCTAAATGGCGATGAATTGGTGATGCTTAAAATATCTCTGCCTGAGTCAGCAAACTTCTATCAAGAGTGTATTGATCATCCTAATGTAGTTAAAGTCGTTGCTTTGTCTGGTGGTTATCCAATTGAAGAAGCAAATCGTCGATTAACTGATAATAATGGCGTGATTGCTAGTTTCTCAAGAGTATTGACTAACAATTTATTTTCAGGGCAAGCAGACGACGATTTTAACGCAGCATTATCTGCAACAATTGAACCCATTTATATTGCTTCAAAAACCTAA
- a CDS encoding phosphoglycerate kinase, protein MSVKKMVDLDLAGKRVFIRQDLNVPIKDGKVTSDARIRASIPTIKLALEKGAKLMITSHLGRPTEGASAEENAAFSLQPVVDYLNEALDVPVRLATDYLNGVEVNAGEVVVLENVRFNKGEKKNDETLSKQLAALCDVYVMDAFGTAHRAQSSTNGAGLFAPVACAGPLLAAELEALGKAMDNPARPLVAIVGGSKVSTKLTVLESLSKIADQLVVGGGIANTFIAAQGHNVGKSLYEADLVETAKRLMVECAIPVATDVACAKAFDENAEAEIKNVADVQDDDMIFDLGPDSTAVLAAILKDAKTILWNGPVGVFEFKNFQAGTAGIAKAIAESDAFSVAGGGDTLAAIDKFNITADVSYISTGGGAFLEFVEGKELPAVAMLELRAND, encoded by the coding sequence ATGTCAGTAAAAAAAATGGTTGATCTAGATTTAGCCGGTAAACGTGTATTTATCCGTCAAGATCTTAATGTTCCAATTAAGGACGGCAAAGTTACATCTGATGCGCGTATTCGTGCTTCTATCCCAACAATCAAGTTAGCACTAGAAAAAGGTGCGAAACTAATGATTACTTCTCACCTAGGTCGCCCTACTGAAGGTGCTTCAGCTGAAGAAAATGCAGCATTCTCTCTACAACCTGTTGTTGATTACTTAAATGAAGCATTAGATGTGCCTGTACGTCTAGCTACTGATTACCTAAACGGCGTAGAAGTAAATGCTGGTGAAGTTGTTGTGCTTGAAAATGTTCGCTTTAATAAAGGCGAAAAGAAAAACGATGAAACATTATCTAAGCAACTTGCTGCGTTATGTGACGTTTACGTAATGGATGCATTTGGTACGGCTCACCGTGCTCAATCTTCTACTAACGGTGCTGGTCTATTTGCTCCTGTTGCTTGTGCAGGTCCTTTATTGGCTGCAGAACTTGAAGCGCTAGGTAAAGCAATGGATAACCCTGCTCGTCCATTAGTTGCAATTGTTGGTGGTTCTAAAGTATCAACTAAATTAACGGTTTTAGAGTCTTTATCTAAAATTGCTGACCAATTGGTTGTTGGTGGTGGTATCGCAAATACATTTATTGCTGCACAAGGCCATAACGTTGGTAAATCATTATACGAAGCTGATTTAGTAGAAACGGCTAAAAGATTAATGGTTGAGTGTGCAATTCCTGTTGCCACTGACGTTGCCTGTGCAAAAGCATTCGATGAAAACGCTGAAGCTGAAATCAAAAATGTTGCTGATGTACAAGATGACGACATGATTTTTGACTTAGGTCCTGACTCAACAGCTGTACTAGCGGCTATTTTAAAAGATGCAAAAACAATTCTTTGGAATGGCCCAGTGGGTGTTTTTGAGTTTAAAAACTTCCAAGCAGGTACTGCTGGAATCGCTAAAGCAATTGCAGAATCAGATGCATTCTCAGTTGCTGGTGGTGGTGATACATTGGCTGCAATTGATAAATTTAATATCACAGCTGACGTTTCTTACATCTCAACGGGTGGCGGTGCTTTCCTTGAGTTTGTTGAAGGTAAAGAGTTACCTGCTGTGGCAATGTTAGAATTACGTGCCAACGATTAA
- a CDS encoding permease: MLVWFTYLADWITYVLFGFSTDSQYAEGIHFFIEDTSKILVLLLVLIYLIAIVRATLNPEKVRYYLQGKNRFIGYLLGSFFGSVTPFCSCSSIPLFMGFVSARIPLGVTIAFLLTSPLINEVVVVMLGSLLGLKFTIIYISIGLLLGMFAGYLVDLIKGERFLVPFLAKQYANDQAITALEYAHKKMTLKERHDFAKEETLNIFKRIWKWVIIGVGIGALIHGAIPAEWFSEHLGAKQWWSVPLATVLAIPMYINATAIVPILESLLLKGVPLGTTLAFCMSAVAVSLPEFMMLKQVMSKRLLGLIAAYLLIALSLLGWLFNAINL; this comes from the coding sequence ATGTTAGTTTGGTTCACTTATCTTGCCGATTGGATAACTTATGTCCTTTTCGGTTTTTCTACCGACAGCCAGTATGCTGAAGGTATCCATTTCTTTATTGAAGACACTAGTAAAATACTGGTATTGTTATTAGTCCTTATCTATTTGATTGCCATTGTTCGAGCAACACTTAACCCAGAAAAAGTACGTTATTACTTGCAAGGGAAGAACCGTTTTATCGGTTATCTACTGGGTTCTTTTTTTGGCTCTGTCACCCCGTTTTGTTCTTGTAGCTCAATCCCACTTTTTATGGGCTTTGTGTCTGCGCGTATTCCCCTTGGCGTGACTATCGCCTTTTTATTGACCTCGCCTTTAATCAATGAAGTTGTCGTGGTTATGCTCGGTTCTTTATTAGGGCTTAAATTTACCATTATTTATATCAGCATTGGTTTATTGCTTGGCATGTTTGCTGGTTACCTAGTTGACTTAATAAAAGGCGAGCGATTTCTCGTGCCATTTTTAGCCAAACAATATGCAAATGATCAGGCGATTACCGCACTTGAATATGCACATAAAAAAATGACCCTAAAAGAACGCCATGACTTTGCTAAAGAAGAGACACTCAATATTTTTAAACGTATTTGGAAGTGGGTCATTATTGGTGTGGGTATTGGTGCCTTAATTCACGGTGCAATTCCTGCGGAATGGTTTAGTGAACATTTAGGCGCTAAACAATGGTGGTCTGTCCCGCTTGCAACCGTACTGGCTATCCCTATGTATATTAACGCGACTGCAATCGTACCTATATTAGAAAGCTTATTACTAAAAGGCGTACCACTTGGCACAACACTCGCCTTTTGTATGAGTGCGGTCGCGGTTAGCTTGCCTGAATTTATGATGTTAAAACAAGTGATGAGTAAACGTTTATTAGGGCTCATTGCTGCTTATCTATTGATTGCACTGAGCCTGTTAGGCTGGTTATTTAACGCAATTAATCTTTAA
- a CDS encoding thioredoxin family protein has product MKAIKIYGSGCKNCINTAELIKQTAKQMSLDISLDKVTDLQAIMEAGVMSTPAVAVDDQLVHSGSVPNQDEVNAFLS; this is encoded by the coding sequence ATGAAAGCAATTAAAATATACGGATCAGGTTGTAAAAACTGTATCAACACCGCTGAGTTAATTAAACAAACGGCAAAACAGATGTCCTTGGACATCTCCCTTGACAAAGTTACTGATTTACAAGCGATCATGGAAGCAGGGGTAATGAGTACGCCTGCCGTAGCAGTTGATGATCAATTAGTGCATTCTGGCTCAGTTCCAAACCAAGATGAGGTGAACGCTTTTTTAAGTTAA